The DNA sequence TCGATAACTCCTTTTGCTAACCACGGCATTTTAGATCTCCCATTTTTGCCGTAAAGTTTATCAATTTTCGTTACCTATGTCCCCGCACATTCGTTACCTATGTCTCCGGTCTGTACACGAAGGCAGGTGTGACAAAAGTTGAAGCACCCGTGACAGCATGGATAAAAAACTTCATTTAATATTACTTTGATCAAGAGGATCTGGATTTTTGGCAACACTCTCATAATCCAGCTTCTGCAAGACAAGCGTAAGCATTGCTTTCATTTCTACATTGTGCGTTTCTTGCTGCTTTAGCAACTCACCGATTTGCTGGTCTTTCTGCGCCAGCTGTTGTCTCAATTGTTGCACTTGCTCTTCCAGTCCTTGTATGCGCGGCAATAGATTGAAAAAGTCTTGCAAATTGATTGCGCTTTGCGCAGCTGGCTGAGTTACTCGAGGCTTCACTGCTGGCAATTTTTGACGCAATTCTTCAATTTTTGCTGACGCTTTTTGAATACCTTTTCCAGCTGCATATTGATAATACTTCAAAGCCTCTTGTAAATTTGGCTTTTCTGCATTTTCATAAAGAGACCCAATATCAAAGGCAGCCATGGTAAGTCCTAAGTTTAAAGCTTTTTGATACCATTCAAGTGCCATTTCGTAATTCTGCGGCAAACCGATACCTTCACGATAGCACCAACCCATGTTACGTATCGCAATTGCAAAATTCTGATCAGCTGCTTTTTTCAGCCACATAACCATACGCTGGTTATCTTGTTTAACACCAATGCCCCAGTAATAGCAAAGAGCCAAACTATTTTGAGCAGGTGGAAAATTCAATCGATCCGATAGGCTCGTCAATATCGCTATAGCTTCAGGTATATTTCTTTTCTTTCCCTGCTTATCCGCAAAAGGGAAAAATTTTGGAAACTCACCCTCAGCTATGAACAAGGCATTGGCTCTAAAAAAATCAAACCAACCCTCATCCTTGATATTTGCTGGCAAAGCGGCAAGGTCTTCTGCTGATAAAATAACAGAATGGCGCTCAAATAAAGCATAGCTCTGTAAATGAATGTCTGAGATAGGACACCTACGTGTTGTTGCGCCATCACGTAACAATCTGACTGGGTCCTTTAGATGCCTATCTTGTAAATAAAAAGTAACAAACTGCTGCTTAGAAATGCCTGACATTGTAAAATCCCTTCATGAAACTATTAATAATGCTCAACATTATCCATAAAAAAACAAAGAAATACAATACAAAATTCAACAATTGATTATATTTGAGCCTGCAGCTGTTTCTGCATATCAGCGATTTGCTGATCTTTCTGCGCAAGTTTCTGAGTCAATTGTTGTACTTTATCCATTAAAGCCTGGACCTGCGGCATCAACTGAAAAATATCTATTTCCGTACCTACTGGAAAACCCTCAATGTGATCAAGGCTGTCAATATCAGAAGATTCATTCACCGATAACTCGACTCTCTTCTTAGCCTCAACAAGGCCTAATGAAGCTGCATAACGATACAAACGCTCTGCTTCATGTATGTTAGGCGGTGTGGCAGCCTCATAAAGCCTTGCCAAATCACATAAAGCTGAAATCATTCCGCCTTCTAAAGCATCTTTATACATATAAAATGCAGCTCGAAAACTCTTCTCGATCCCTTTTCCTTCTTGATAACACCAACCAAGATTTCTTCTAGCAACTGCAAAACCTTGACCAGCTGCCTGAAACAAAAGATTAAACATTCTCTCATCATTTTTCTCAACACCTAACCCCCAATAATAACAGAAAGCTAAACTGTTTTGTGCGGGCGGGAATTGAAGACGATCCGACAAATCTGTTAAAATAGTAATCGCCTTTTGTATATCTCTACTCTTACCCCTTTTGTCGCTTTCCGGAAAATCTTGAGGGAATTCTTCTTCTGATAAAAAAGCACGATTAGCTCTAAAAAATTGCACCCACTCATAATCTCGTAACACTGAAGAGACTTTCTGTTGATCAGCTTTAGATAAAATAACAACGTGTCTCGATAATAAATCATAACGGTCTAGATGAAGCCCTGTAACAGGCGTTACACATCTTTGAGTAGTGGTTGGATCAACAATGACAGGATTCTCTGGCTTGCGGTCTTGTAAATAAAAGGTCACGTCAACGCAATCCATTGACGATGTAAAAACTTGTGACATCATATATCTCCTTTTCAAAGATTAAAATTGAAATGTCTTGCAAACTTTACATTAAAACAGTTTCTCTAATTTCTCTTTAACCTCGACTCTTTTCTTGTCAGTTAGATGA is a window from the Alphaproteobacteria bacterium genome containing:
- a CDS encoding SEL1-like repeat protein, which gives rise to MSGISKQQFVTFYLQDRHLKDPVRLLRDGATTRRCPISDIHLQSYALFERHSVILSAEDLAALPANIKDEGWFDFFRANALFIAEGEFPKFFPFADKQGKKRNIPEAIAILTSLSDRLNFPPAQNSLALCYYWGIGVKQDNQRMVMWLKKAADQNFAIAIRNMGWCYREGIGLPQNYEMALEWYQKALNLGLTMAAFDIGSLYENAEKPNLQEALKYYQYAAGKGIQKASAKIEELRQKLPAVKPRVTQPAAQSAINLQDFFNLLPRIQGLEEQVQQLRQQLAQKDQQIGELLKQQETHNVEMKAMLTLVLQKLDYESVAKNPDPLDQSNIK
- a CDS encoding sel1 repeat family protein codes for the protein MSQVFTSSMDCVDVTFYLQDRKPENPVIVDPTTTQRCVTPVTGLHLDRYDLLSRHVVILSKADQQKVSSVLRDYEWVQFFRANRAFLSEEEFPQDFPESDKRGKSRDIQKAITILTDLSDRLQFPPAQNSLAFCYYWGLGVEKNDERMFNLLFQAAGQGFAVARRNLGWCYQEGKGIEKSFRAAFYMYKDALEGGMISALCDLARLYEAATPPNIHEAERLYRYAASLGLVEAKKRVELSVNESSDIDSLDHIEGFPVGTEIDIFQLMPQVQALMDKVQQLTQKLAQKDQQIADMQKQLQAQI